The genomic DNA AGACCAACCGGCCGGTCACGGAGGAGTTCCTCCGCCGCTTCCCCGCGACGATCGAGCTGAGCGTCGCGGCGCTCATCTTCGCGGTGGGCGTCGGCATCCCGCTCGGGTACTGGGCGGCCCGCCGCCACGGCAAGTTCACCGACCACGCGTCGGTCGTGCTGAGCCTCATCGGGATCACGATCCCGGTCTTCTTCCTGGCCTTCATCCTCAAGTACGTCTTCGCCGTGCAGCTGGGCTGGCTGCCCTCGGACGGCCGGCAGGACCCCCGCATCGATGCCACCCATCCCACCGGCTTCTACGTCTGGGACGGCATCATCACGGGGGAGTTCGACGCCGCGTGGGATGCGATCCTCCATCTGATCCTCCCGGCGCTCGCGCTCGGCACCATCCCGCTCGCGATCATCGTCCGCATCACCAGGGCGAGCGTGCTGGAGGTGCAGAACGCCGACTACGTGCGGACGGGGCGGGCGAAGGGCGTGGGCTCCGGCACGCTGCGCAGCCGGTTCATCCTCCGCAACGCCATGCTCCCCGTCATCACGACGATCGGCCTGCAGACCGGACTCCTCATCTCGGGGGCGGTGCTCACCGAGACCGTGTTCGCCTTCCCCGGCATCGGATCGTTCCTCGCGCGCGC from Microbacterium paraoxydans includes the following:
- a CDS encoding ABC transporter permease, whose protein sequence is MLRTIGRRLLFLIPTLFGLSILLFAWVRALPGGPAVALLGEKATPEAIARVNELYGFNKPLIEQYFIWVTRLLQGDFGTSIQTNRPVTEEFLRRFPATIELSVAALIFAVGVGIPLGYWAARRHGKFTDHASVVLSLIGITIPVFFLAFILKYVFAVQLGWLPSDGRQDPRIDATHPTGFYVWDGIITGEFDAAWDAILHLILPALALGTIPLAIIVRITRASVLEVQNADYVRTGRAKGVGSGTLRSRFILRNAMLPVITTIGLQTGLLISGAVLTETVFAFPGIGSFLARAIFTRDFPVLQGFIIFIAIAYALINLAVDVSYSLIDPRVRVQ